A window of Strigops habroptila isolate Jane chromosome 5, bStrHab1.2.pri, whole genome shotgun sequence contains these coding sequences:
- the TMEM177 gene encoding transmembrane protein 177 isoform X1, with protein MAVRFLRKASVWLKKRKITLLAVSCMGLFGANLSYHVFPDQTFKLLHECWSEGQPAELSQRLCGVFQDVLQDTGVKPADSYQAFAASGFHPVSAGIPWFPAGSFVGIPPNFDSTAEDKKGIVNHVVVISGKEVDWESNEGVALKEALTFSLEAQKFALAREVMYLQNGSPLASAAVAPTCLAGTFFCGRGIKLLLGLSSGPVLLRGICNLVTAAVGLMCYYVSYDAMTYHLDCKADRKAATVSKEYARGGVEFYDKILSRNRIFRGLMGKQGMKIYAPSGNLFPRHWFRIKYTPYTYRRDLIVNILRELQA; from the coding sequence ATGGCAGTGCGGTTCCTGCGGAAGGCATCTGTGTGGTTAAAGAAGCGCAAGATCACTTTGTTGGCCGTTTCTTGCATGGGACTGTTTGGTGCTAACCTTTCCTATCATGTGTTTCCTGATCAGACGTTCAAACTGTTGCATGAGTGCTGGTCAGAGGGGCAGCCAGCTGAGCTTTCACAGAGGCTCTGTGGTGTCTTTCAGGATGTCCTTCAAGATACTGGCGTGAAGCCCGCTGACTCCTATCAAGCCTTTGCAGCTTCTGGCTTCCACCCTGTGAGTGCTGGAATCCCCTGGTTCCCTGCAGGCTCTTTTGTGGGCATCCCGCCTAACTTTGATAGCACAGCTGAGGATAAAAAAGGAATAGTCAACCATGTTGTTGTCATCAGTGGCAAGGAAGTAGACTGGGAGAGCAACGAAGGAGTTGCTTTGAAGGAAGCTCTGACGTTTTCTCTTGAAGCTCAGAAGTTTGCCCTTGCCAGAGAAGTTATGTATTTGCAGAACGGCAGCCCTTTAGCAAGTGCAGCTGTGGCTCCAACTTGCTTAGCTGGTACATTTTTCTGTGGGAGAGGTATAAAACTACTTCTGGGTTTGTCTTCTGGCCCCGTGTTACTTCGCGGCATCTGTAACCTCGTAACTGCtgctgtgggactgatgtgctATTACGTTTCTTACGACGCTATGACCTATCACCTAGACTGCAAGGCTGACAGAAAGGCAGCTACTGTTTCCAAAGAGTACGCCAGAGGTGGGGTTGAATTCTATGATAAAATCTTGTCCCGCAACAGGATCTTTCGCGGTCTGATGGGCAAACAAGGGATGAAAATTTATGCCCCGAGTGGTAACCTGTTCCCAAGGCACTGGTTCAGAATAAAGTATACCCCATACACTTACCGAAGAGATTTGattgttaatattttaagagAGCTCCAGGCATAG